The genomic window ACGTCGCCGACGTCGCCGTCCGCGGCCAGTACACCCGCGGCGGCACCCGGGAGGAGCTGATGCCCGGGTACCGCGAGGAGCCGGGCGTCGACCCGCTGTCCCGGACCGAGACGTACGCGGCGCTGCGGCTGGACGTCGACAACTGGCGCTGGGCAGGCGTGCCGTTCTACGTCCGGACCGGCAAGCGGCTCCCGGCCCGGGTCACCGAGGTCGCGCTGCAGTTCCAGCGTCCGCCGCACCTGCCGATCCCGGGCAACCAGCTCACCGAGCTGGAGGCGGACGCGCTGATCCTGCGCATCCAGCCGAACGAGGGCATCTCGCTGCGGTTCGGCGCGAAGGTGCCCGGTCACTCGTTCCGGGTGCGGACCGCGAGCATGGAGTTCTCGTACGACCAGACGTTCCAGGAGGAATCGCCCGAAGCGTACGAGCGGCTGATCCTGGACGCGCTGCTCGGGGACGCGACGCTGTTCATCCGGACCGACGAGGTCGAGCAGTGCTGGCGGATCGTCGACCCGATCATCGAGCACTGGGCGAACGACACCAGCCCGATCCCCACGTACGAGGCCGCGTCCTGGGGCCCGACCGACGCCGACCGCCTGATCGGCCGCCACGGGAGGGTCTGGCGCACCCCCGCGTGAGCCTTCACAAACGGTGAAGATCGACGTCGACCAGCGCACCGTCGAGAACGGTTGCGGTCATGAACGACGCAAACGGCTGGCGACGTCGATCCGTGGGCGACCCCGGGTTGAGCAGCCGTAGCCCGTTCGGAGCCGTGGTGTCCCACGGGATGTGCGAGTGCCCGAACACCAGCACGTCGGCGTCCGGGTACTGGGCCGCGCACCGCCGCTCCCGGCCGCCCGCCGCACCGGTCTCGTGCACGACCGCGACCCGCAGCCCGTCCAGCTCGACCCGGGCGACCTCCGGCAGCCGGGCCCGCAACGCCGGTCCGTCGTTGTTCCCGTAGACACCGACGAGCCGGGCGGCCCGCGCTTCCAGCGCGTCCAGCAGGGCGACGTCGACCCAGTCACCGGCGTGAAACACCACGTCAGCGGCGTCGACGTCGTCCCAGAGGGGCGCCGGGAGGTCCCGGGCGCGCTTCGGCACGTGCGTGTCGGCCATGATCACGAGGCGCATGCGCTCAGAGTAGGAGTTACATCGTGAGGACTTTGGTGACCGGCGCCCGGGGCAAGGTCGGCGTCGCAGCGGTCGAGGCACTCGTCGCGGCCGGACACGACGTCACCGCGACCGACCTCGCGCCGCCGTCCTTCGACCGTCCGGCGCCGGACGCGCCCGCGGCAGAGAGGGTCCCGTACGTGCGGGCCGACCTGACCGATGCCGGCGACGTCTATGCGCTGGTGGGCGGTTTCAGCGCGGGTGAGGGCCAGAAAGCCGGCCGCTATGACGCGGTCGTCCACGCCGGTGCCATCCCCGCACCGGGACGTCACGCCCCGGCCACCGTGTTCCAGAACAACCTGGGCGCGCTGTTCAACGTCGTCGAGGCCTGCGTCCGGTGCGGTGTGCCCCGGCTGGTGAACATCTCCAGCGAGACCGTCACCGGGTTCCACTTCGCCGAGCGTCCCTGGTACCCGGTGTACCTCCCGCTCGACGAGGAACACCCGGCCGCGCCACAGGACCCGTACGGGCTGGCCAAGCACTTCGGCGAGCAGCTCTGCGACGCCGCCGTGCGGCGGTCGGACCTGAAGGTGCTCTCGCTCCGGCCGACCTGGGTGCAGAACGCCGCGAGCTACCCGCTGAACCTCGGTCCGATCGTCGCCGACCCGGACGCTCCCAGCCTCACCGGCTGGTCGTATGTGGACGCCGACGACCTCGGGGACGCGATCGTCCTCGCGGCCGAATCCGACATACCTGGCCACGAGGTGCTCTACATCGCGGCTGCGGACACCGTCGGCGGCCGGGACCTGCACGCGTCCTGGCGGGCGGCGTACCCGGACGCGCCCACCGAGCTGCGGCCGGTCTCCCGGCCGGACGCGAGCGGCATCGACTGCTCCAAGGCGAAACGGCTGCTCGGCTGGGAGCCCCGTCGGAGTTGGCGCGATCACGTCGGCCCCGAGCCGAAACCCTAAGGTCGGGGTCTGGCCGGACGACCCGGCTGGCATGGGTGACGGACCGACCCGCTGGTTCAGCGTGGGCACGAGCGACGCTGCGGACGGTGGCCGGGCGGGCAGGGAGGCCACGGCTGCCGCGGTGGCCGGCCGGGACGCCACGCTCGTCGTCGTCCTCACCCGGGTGCGCGACGACCTGGACGCGCTCGTCGACGGCGTCCGGTCTCAGCTCACCGGCAACCCGATCGTCGTCGGCACCTCGACGTCCGGGCAGTACACAGCGGGCGCCGACGGCACCGACGCGGTCACGGTGGCCGCCTACGGCGGCCCGGGGCTGCAGGCCTCGTATCGGGTGGCCCCACTCAACCGTTCCGGACGAGACGCCGCGGCCGACGCCGCCGAGTGCACCGCCGACCTCACGCTGCCGCACCGGGCGCTGCTGTTGTTCTTCGACAGCCTCGACGAGGATCAGCAGGAACTCGTCCGCGGCGCGTACTCGGTCGCCGGAGCAGCGACCCCGCTGGTGGGCGGCAGCTCCGGCGACGACCTCGCGTACGTCCGGACCTACCAGATCGCCGGCACCGCGGACCGCATCGAGGTGCTCTCCGGAGCGGTCGTCGGTGTCGGGCTGGCCTGCGAGACGCCGCTGGGCGTCGGCATCGCCCACGGCTGGCGGCACACCGGCGCGCCGATGTCGGTCACCCGGAGCGCCGCCGGGCGGGTCTACGAGCTCGACGAGCAGCCGGCCCTCGACGTCTACGCGGCCCGCGCCGGCCTGGACGCCGACCTCGCCCGCGACCCGGCGGCGTTCGCCCTGGCCGCGCTGCGTTCACCGCTCGGGCTGAACCGGCGCGGCGGCGAGGACATCCGGGTGATCCACGGCGGCGACCCGGACGAGCGGTCGCTGGCCTGCCTCGCGGACGTGCCGCAGGGCGGGCTGGTCTGGCTGATGGACACCGACGAGGACGCGCTGGTCGCCGCGGCCGACGAGTCCTGCCGTCAGGCCCTGGAGAAGCTGGACGGCACGCCGCCGCTCGGCTTGCTGACGTTCGACTGTGCGGTCCGCAAGCTGATGCTGGGCCCGGAAGGCGTCGAGCGGGAGACCGCGGCACTGGGCGCCGTGGCCGGATCGGTGCCGTTCGCCGGCTGGTACACCAACGGCGAGATCGCCCGCACCCGAGGATCGGCGGGCCTGCACCACCTCACGATGGTGACGCTGGCCCTGACCTAGGCCTTCCGACCGACCGCGCCGTATCCGGGAGCCTGCTCACCGGGGGTGTCCGCCGGGATCCGGTCGAGTGCGTCCGGACGCCAGCGGTGGGTCAGCGTCACGCCGGGTTCGATCAGCGCGAGGCCGTCGAAGAACCGGGTGAACTCCTCCTCGGAGCGGGCGCGGAGCTTCATGCCCTGCGCCTTGTACATCGCCTCGGTCTTCTTCGTCTCTTCCGGCTGGAACTCGCCGGTCAGGTGCGACATCACGAGGTAGGAGCCGGACGGCAGCGCCTCGACGAGCCGGCCGGCGACACCGTAGGCGTCGTCCTCGTCGTCCAGGAAGTGCCCGATCGCCAACAGCAGCAGACCGATCGGGCGGCTGAAGTCGAGGGTTTCCCGAGCGTGAGCGAGGATCGTCTCGGGGTCGCGGATGTCCGCGTCGACGTAGCTGGTGAGACCCTCCGGCGCGCTGACCAGCAGCGCCCGCGCGTGGACGAGGACGATCGGATCGTTGTCGACGTAGACGACGCGGGCCGCGGGGTTGATCGTCTGCGCGACCTCGTGCACGTTCGGAGCGGTCGGCAACCCGGTGCCGACGTCGAGGAACTGGTCGATCCCGGCCTCGGTGGACAGGTACGTCACGGCCCGGCGGAGGAAGTCGCGGTTGGCCAGCGGCCCGATCTCACCCGCGGGGTTGGCGCGAATCGCGTCGGCGACCTGCCGGTCGGCCGCGAAGTTGTCCTTGCCCCCGAGTAAGGCGTCGTAGACCCGGGCGGGGTGGGGAACGCCGGTGTCCAGCTCCGCGGGTGTCCTGCCGTCGGTCTGCGCGTCCACGCGTGCAGGGTAACCGACCGTCCACATCGTTCACCGCGAGCCCCGACGTAGAGTCCGTGGCATGAACATCGGGTTGGACGCGCTGGTCGCCAACGTCCGCGCGTTCCGTCCCACCGCACTCCCCACCGAGGGCTTACGCCACGCCGCGGTCGCGCTGGTCGTAAATCGCACCGGCTCGACGCTGGGCATCTGGCTGACCCGTCGGGCGTCGCGGCTGCGCGCCCACCCCGGCCAGTTCGCGCTGCCGGGCGGCCGCCTCGACCCGGGCGAGAACGCGGTGGACGCCGCGCTCCGCGAGCTCGGCGAGGAACTGGGTGTGGTGGCGCCGCAGAACTCGTACGTCGGGACGCTCGACGACTACGCCACCCGATCCGGTTACGTGATCACACCGGTGGTGTTCGCGCTCGGCGACGCGCCCCCGCTGGCGCCGAACCGCGACGAGGTCGCCGAGGTGTACACCATTCCGCTGGCCGACCTCGACGTCGAACCGCGCTACCTGCGGATCCCCGAGTCGGAGCATCCGGTGATCCAAGTGCCGCTGGTGGGCAGCCTGATCCACGCGCCGACCGCCGCGGTCCTCCACCAGTTCCGCGAGGTGGCGCTGCACGGACGCGCGACCCAGGTCGCCCACCTCGAACAGCCGGTCTGGGCCTGGCGCTGATCGTGTCCTTGCGCGCCGCCGCCGTTCGTCGGTTGGGTGAGCGGAGGAGGACTCCATGAAATACGTACTGCTGATCTGCGGCGACGAGACGGCCGAGGAACACGCGAACGACGGCTGCGGCGGCTGGGACACCGAGATGATCGAACGGGGCGTCCTGTACGGCGGCGCCGGGCTCCGGCCACCCGCGGACGCGACGACGATCCGCGTCCGGGACGGCGAGGCTCTGCTCACCGACGGGCCGTTCGCGGAGACCCGGGAGCAGATCGGCGGGTTCTGCCTGATCGAGTGCGCCGATCTGGACGAGGCGATCGAGATCGCGTCGAAGCACCCGGCCGCGACGTACGGCTCGATCGAGGTCCGCCCGCTGATCCCGTGAGTACTGACGTCACCGCGATCATCGACGACGCCTTCCGCACCGAGTGGGGGCAGATCGTCGCGACGCTGATCCGCGTCACCGGTGACTGGGACCTGGCCGAGGAGGCAGCCCAGGACGCGTTCGCCCAGGCGCTCGCGCGGTGGCCGGAGGACGGCGTCCCCCGCCGCCCCGGCGCGTGGCTGACCACCGCCGCCCGGAACCGGGCGCTCGACCGGCTGCGCCGCGACGCCGTCGGCGCGGCCAAGCTCCGGGAGGTCGCGACGCACCCACCGGCTCCGCCCGAGACGCACGACATCCACGACGATCGTCTGCGGCTGATGTTCACCTGCTGCCATCCGGCCCTGGCGCTGGACGCTCAGGTGGCGCTGACCCTGCGGACGCTCGCCGGGCTCACGGTCGCCGAGATCGCGCGCGCGTTCCTGGTCTCCGAGTCGACGCTGGCCAAGCGCCTGGTGCGGGCGAAGCAGAAGATCCGGCACGCCGGGATCCCGTACCGGGTGCCGCCGGCGCATCTGTTGCCGGAACGCACACCCGCCGTGCTCGCGGTGCTCTACCTGCTGTTCAACGAGGGGTACGCGGCCACCGCCGGCCCGGAGCTGGTCCGTCGTCCGCTGACCGGCGAGGCGGTCCGGCTGGCCCGGCTGCTGCACCGCCTGATGCCGGACGAGCCGGAGGCCGCCGGCCTGCTGGCGCTGATGTTGTTCCACGGGTCGCGGTCCGCGACCAGGGTTGCGGACGGGGAGATCGTCCCGCTCGAGGAACAGGACCGTAGCCGGTGGGACGCCGTGGCGATCGCCGAGGCCGAGGCCATTCTGGACGCCGCACTGCGCCGCAGCCGCGGACCGTCCCCAGGCCGCTTCGGGCCGTCGGGGCGGCCGGGGCCGTATCAGGTGCAGGCGGCGATCGCGGCGTGCCACGCGACCGCCCCCACCGCCGCCGACACCGACTGGCGGCAGATCGCCACGCTCTACGGCACGCTGCGCGAGCTGACCCCCTCCCCCGTCGTCGCGCTGAACCAGGCGGTGGCCGTGGGCATGGCCTACGGGCCCGACATCGGGTTGGCGCTCACCGACGCGCTCCGGGGCGAGCTGGCCGACTATCCGCTGTTCCCCGCCGTCCGCGCCGACCTGCTCCGGCGCCTCGGCCGCGCGTCCGAAGCCGCGCACGCTTACCGGGAGGCGATCGACCGGGCCGCGACCGAACCCGAACGCCGATATCTGCAGCGCCGCCTGTCCTCTCTCACGGGTCACCGTTCGTCGGTGGAGTGACCACCGCACTCCGGAAGGACCCCCGATGGACGAGATCCGCGCCGCGATCGCGGCCCAGCGCCGACAGCTCGCCGACACGCTCGCCGCCCTGCCCGAGCCCCGCTGGGACGAAGCGACGCTCTGCGCCGGCTGGCGCGTCCGCGAAGTGATCGCCCACGTCACGATGGCGTTCCGCTACTCCCCCGCCCAGTTCTTCTGGCACTTCGCGCTGGCACGCGGCAACTTCAACCGGCTCGCCGACCGCCGGGCCAAGGCGGACGCCGCGGCGCTCACCGCCGCCGAGCTGACCGCCTCCGTCCGGGACAACGTCAACCACCCGTGGAAGCCGCCGGGCGGCGGTTACGGGGGCGCGCTCACCCACGACACCGTGCACGCGCTCGACATCGCAGTGCCCCTCGGGCTCGACTGGCACGTGCCGGAGTCCACGCTGCGAACCGTGCTGGACGGCTGGTCGGCGGAGCGCGGCCGGAAGGTCTTCGGCGTCGACCTGACCGGTATCCGCCTGTGCGCGGACGACCTGGACTGGACGCTCGGGGACGGCGAGCCGCTCTCCGGACACGGCACCGACCTGCTGCTGTACCTGTGCGGCCGCACGCTCCCGCCCGGCCGTCTCCGCGGCCCGGCC from Cryptosporangium aurantiacum includes these protein-coding regions:
- a CDS encoding metallophosphoesterase family protein, yielding MRLVIMADTHVPKRARDLPAPLWDDVDAADVVFHAGDWVDVALLDALEARAARLVGVYGNNDGPALRARLPEVARVELDGLRVAVVHETGAAGGRERRCAAQYPDADVLVFGHSHIPWDTTAPNGLRLLNPGSPTDRRRQPFASFMTATVLDGALVDVDLHRL
- a CDS encoding NAD-dependent epimerase/dehydratase family protein; the encoded protein is MRTLVTGARGKVGVAAVEALVAAGHDVTATDLAPPSFDRPAPDAPAAERVPYVRADLTDAGDVYALVGGFSAGEGQKAGRYDAVVHAGAIPAPGRHAPATVFQNNLGALFNVVEACVRCGVPRLVNISSETVTGFHFAERPWYPVYLPLDEEHPAAPQDPYGLAKHFGEQLCDAAVRRSDLKVLSLRPTWVQNAASYPLNLGPIVADPDAPSLTGWSYVDADDLGDAIVLAAESDIPGHEVLYIAAADTVGGRDLHASWRAAYPDAPTELRPVSRPDASGIDCSKAKRLLGWEPRRSWRDHVGPEPKP
- a CDS encoding FIST signal transduction protein — translated: MGDGPTRWFSVGTSDAADGGRAGREATAAAVAGRDATLVVVLTRVRDDLDALVDGVRSQLTGNPIVVGTSTSGQYTAGADGTDAVTVAAYGGPGLQASYRVAPLNRSGRDAAADAAECTADLTLPHRALLLFFDSLDEDQQELVRGAYSVAGAATPLVGGSSGDDLAYVRTYQIAGTADRIEVLSGAVVGVGLACETPLGVGIAHGWRHTGAPMSVTRSAAGRVYELDEQPALDVYAARAGLDADLARDPAAFALAALRSPLGLNRRGGEDIRVIHGGDPDERSLACLADVPQGGLVWLMDTDEDALVAAADESCRQALEKLDGTPPLGLLTFDCAVRKLMLGPEGVERETAALGAVAGSVPFAGWYTNGEIARTRGSAGLHHLTMVTLALT
- a CDS encoding SAM-dependent methyltransferase, with protein sequence MDAQTDGRTPAELDTGVPHPARVYDALLGGKDNFAADRQVADAIRANPAGEIGPLANRDFLRRAVTYLSTEAGIDQFLDVGTGLPTAPNVHEVAQTINPAARVVYVDNDPIVLVHARALLVSAPEGLTSYVDADIRDPETILAHARETLDFSRPIGLLLLAIGHFLDDEDDAYGVAGRLVEALPSGSYLVMSHLTGEFQPEETKKTEAMYKAQGMKLRARSEEEFTRFFDGLALIEPGVTLTHRWRPDALDRIPADTPGEQAPGYGAVGRKA
- a CDS encoding NUDIX hydrolase; translated protein: MNIGLDALVANVRAFRPTALPTEGLRHAAVALVVNRTGSTLGIWLTRRASRLRAHPGQFALPGGRLDPGENAVDAALRELGEELGVVAPQNSYVGTLDDYATRSGYVITPVVFALGDAPPLAPNRDEVAEVYTIPLADLDVEPRYLRIPESEHPVIQVPLVGSLIHAPTAAVLHQFREVALHGRATQVAHLEQPVWAWR
- a CDS encoding YciI family protein, which gives rise to MKYVLLICGDETAEEHANDGCGGWDTEMIERGVLYGGAGLRPPADATTIRVRDGEALLTDGPFAETREQIGGFCLIECADLDEAIEIASKHPAATYGSIEVRPLIP
- a CDS encoding RNA polymerase sigma factor, yielding MSTDVTAIIDDAFRTEWGQIVATLIRVTGDWDLAEEAAQDAFAQALARWPEDGVPRRPGAWLTTAARNRALDRLRRDAVGAAKLREVATHPPAPPETHDIHDDRLRLMFTCCHPALALDAQVALTLRTLAGLTVAEIARAFLVSESTLAKRLVRAKQKIRHAGIPYRVPPAHLLPERTPAVLAVLYLLFNEGYAATAGPELVRRPLTGEAVRLARLLHRLMPDEPEAAGLLALMLFHGSRSATRVADGEIVPLEEQDRSRWDAVAIAEAEAILDAALRRSRGPSPGRFGPSGRPGPYQVQAAIAACHATAPTAADTDWRQIATLYGTLRELTPSPVVALNQAVAVGMAYGPDIGLALTDALRGELADYPLFPAVRADLLRRLGRASEAAHAYREAIDRAATEPERRYLQRRLSSLTGHRSSVE
- a CDS encoding maleylpyruvate isomerase family mycothiol-dependent enzyme, producing MDEIRAAIAAQRRQLADTLAALPEPRWDEATLCAGWRVREVIAHVTMAFRYSPAQFFWHFALARGNFNRLADRRAKADAAALTAAELTASVRDNVNHPWKPPGGGYGGALTHDTVHALDIAVPLGLDWHVPESTLRTVLDGWSAERGRKVFGVDLTGIRLCADDLDWTLGDGEPLSGHGTDLLLYLCGRTLPPGRLRGPAVSR